In Canis aureus isolate CA01 chromosome 12, VMU_Caureus_v.1.0, whole genome shotgun sequence, a genomic segment contains:
- the RNASEH1 gene encoding ribonuclease H1 isoform X2, with the protein MTRLLGAARRVVLAAVSCSARGCSSLSMFYAVRRGRKAGVFQTWSECRAQVDRFPAARFKKFATEEEAWAFVRKPASLDGSEGPENKHEKESQVKASKRLREPSDGEENAEPRAKHMRQNTESMPPVSKDMFSYMGEFVVVYTDGCCSSNGRRRARAGIGVYWGPGHPWNVGIRLPGRQTNQRAEIHAACKAIEQAKAQNIKKLVLYTDSMFTINGITNWVQGWKKNGWKTSTGKEVINKEDFVALEQLTQGMDIQWAMKKLTD; encoded by the exons ATGACCAGGCTTCTGGGCGCGGCGCGCAGAGTCGTTCTGGCCGCCGTGAGCTGCAGTGCGCGCGGCTGCAGCAGTCTCAGCATGTTCTACGCCGTGAGGAGGGGCCGCAAGGCGGGGGTCTTccagacctg GAGCGAATGCAGAGCCCAGGTGGACCGCTTCCCCGCTGCCAGATTTAAGAAGTTTGCCACGGAGGAGGAGGCCTGGGCCTTCGTCAGGAAGCCTGCCAGCCTAGATGGCTCGGAAG GGCcagaaaataaacatgaaaaagaatcaCAAGTGAAAGCCAGCAAGCGACTCCGTGAGCCCTCGGATGGAGAGGAAAATGCAGAGCCACGTGCGAAGCATATGAGACAGAACACGGAATCCATGCCTCCAGTTAGCAAAGACATGTTTTCTTATATGG GAGAATTTGTCGTCGTCTACACTGATGGCTGCTGCTCCAGTAACGGACGCAGGAGGGCACGAGCAGGAATCGGTGTTTACTGGGGGCCGGGCCATCCTTG GAATGTAGGCATTAGGCTTCCTGGGCGGCAGACCAACCAAAGAGCAGAAATTCAT GCAGCCTGCAAAGCCATCGAGCAAGCAAAGGCGCAAAACATTAAGAAGTTAGTTCTGTATACGGACAGTATGTTTACTATAAATG GTATCACTAATTGGGTTCAAGGTTGGAAGAAGAATGGGTGGAAAACAAGCACAGGGAAAGAGGTGATCAACAAGGAGGACTTTGTGGCCCTGGAGCAGCTCACCCAGGGCATGGACATCCAGTGG GCAATGAAGAAGCTGACAGATTAG
- the RNASEH1 gene encoding ribonuclease H1 isoform X1, translating to MTRLLGAARRVVLAAVSCSARGCSSLSMFYAVRRGRKAGVFQTWSECRAQVDRFPAARFKKFATEEEAWAFVRKPASLDGSEGPENKHEKESQVKASKRLREPSDGEENAEPRAKHMRQNTESMPPVSKDMFSYMGEFVVVYTDGCCSSNGRRRARAGIGVYWGPGHPWNVGIRLPGRQTNQRAEIHAACKAIEQAKAQNIKKLVLYTDSMFTINGITNWVQGWKKNGWKTSTGKEVINKEDFVALEQLTQGMDIQWMHVPGHSGFTGNEEADRLAREGAKQSED from the exons ATGACCAGGCTTCTGGGCGCGGCGCGCAGAGTCGTTCTGGCCGCCGTGAGCTGCAGTGCGCGCGGCTGCAGCAGTCTCAGCATGTTCTACGCCGTGAGGAGGGGCCGCAAGGCGGGGGTCTTccagacctg GAGCGAATGCAGAGCCCAGGTGGACCGCTTCCCCGCTGCCAGATTTAAGAAGTTTGCCACGGAGGAGGAGGCCTGGGCCTTCGTCAGGAAGCCTGCCAGCCTAGATGGCTCGGAAG GGCcagaaaataaacatgaaaaagaatcaCAAGTGAAAGCCAGCAAGCGACTCCGTGAGCCCTCGGATGGAGAGGAAAATGCAGAGCCACGTGCGAAGCATATGAGACAGAACACGGAATCCATGCCTCCAGTTAGCAAAGACATGTTTTCTTATATGG GAGAATTTGTCGTCGTCTACACTGATGGCTGCTGCTCCAGTAACGGACGCAGGAGGGCACGAGCAGGAATCGGTGTTTACTGGGGGCCGGGCCATCCTTG GAATGTAGGCATTAGGCTTCCTGGGCGGCAGACCAACCAAAGAGCAGAAATTCAT GCAGCCTGCAAAGCCATCGAGCAAGCAAAGGCGCAAAACATTAAGAAGTTAGTTCTGTATACGGACAGTATGTTTACTATAAATG GTATCACTAATTGGGTTCAAGGTTGGAAGAAGAATGGGTGGAAAACAAGCACAGGGAAAGAGGTGATCAACAAGGAGGACTTTGTGGCCCTGGAGCAGCTCACCCAGGGCATGGACATCCAGTGG atGCATGTTCCTGGTCATTCGGGATTTACAGGCAATGAAGAAGCTGACAGATTAGCAAGAGAAGGAGCTAAGCAATCTGAAGACTGA
- the RNASEH1 gene encoding ribonuclease H1 isoform X3 codes for MTRLLGAARRVVLAAVSCSARGCSSLSMFYAVRRGRKAGVFQTWSECRAQVDRFPAARFKKFATEEEAWAFVRKPASLDGSEGEFVVVYTDGCCSSNGRRRARAGIGVYWGPGHPWNVGIRLPGRQTNQRAEIHAACKAIEQAKAQNIKKLVLYTDSMFTINGITNWVQGWKKNGWKTSTGKEVINKEDFVALEQLTQGMDIQWMHVPGHSGFTGNEEADRLAREGAKQSED; via the exons ATGACCAGGCTTCTGGGCGCGGCGCGCAGAGTCGTTCTGGCCGCCGTGAGCTGCAGTGCGCGCGGCTGCAGCAGTCTCAGCATGTTCTACGCCGTGAGGAGGGGCCGCAAGGCGGGGGTCTTccagacctg GAGCGAATGCAGAGCCCAGGTGGACCGCTTCCCCGCTGCCAGATTTAAGAAGTTTGCCACGGAGGAGGAGGCCTGGGCCTTCGTCAGGAAGCCTGCCAGCCTAGATGGCTCGGAAG GAGAATTTGTCGTCGTCTACACTGATGGCTGCTGCTCCAGTAACGGACGCAGGAGGGCACGAGCAGGAATCGGTGTTTACTGGGGGCCGGGCCATCCTTG GAATGTAGGCATTAGGCTTCCTGGGCGGCAGACCAACCAAAGAGCAGAAATTCAT GCAGCCTGCAAAGCCATCGAGCAAGCAAAGGCGCAAAACATTAAGAAGTTAGTTCTGTATACGGACAGTATGTTTACTATAAATG GTATCACTAATTGGGTTCAAGGTTGGAAGAAGAATGGGTGGAAAACAAGCACAGGGAAAGAGGTGATCAACAAGGAGGACTTTGTGGCCCTGGAGCAGCTCACCCAGGGCATGGACATCCAGTGG atGCATGTTCCTGGTCATTCGGGATTTACAGGCAATGAAGAAGCTGACAGATTAGCAAGAGAAGGAGCTAAGCAATCTGAAGACTGA